The genomic interval CGCTGGACTCGTGGGCCAGGTGAGCGGACCTCCGCGCCCCGCCTCGGCGGATGAGAGCCGGCTCACCGGAGGGAGCAAGCCGTGACCCCGCTGCGGCGCTCCGCCCTCACCGCGCTGTTCGTCTCGTCGGGCCTGTGGCTGTCCGCCTGCGCCTCGAGTCCCCAGACGCGCCCGGAACAGGACCCCAACAAACCAGCCGCCACGCCCGTCGTGGTCCAGCCTCCTCCGCCTCCTCGCGACACGGCGAAGGACTTCGAGCAGGCGGTCGCGATGGCGCGCACCGGAGAGCTCTCCGCGGCCGAGGTGGCCTTGCGCGCGCTGGTGACGGACCACCCGAAGCTCGACTACGCGTGGACGAACCTCGGCATCGTCCAGGAGCGGCTGGGCAAGCACGAGGACGCGGAGCGCGCCTACCGACAGGCCCTCGCCGTGTCACCTGAGCAGGAGGCCGCGTGGGACTGCCTGACGCGCTTGTACGGGCGCACGAACCGCTCCGCGGCGGTGGAGACGGAGCTGCGCGGACTCCTGGAGACGAAGCAGGATTCGGTGCCGCTGCGCACCGCGCTCGCGGTCAGCCTGCTTCAACAGAAGAAGCTGGAGCCCGCGGCCACGGAGGCCAAGCGCGCCCTCAAGGGAGATGAGCGGCACACCCGGGCGATGCAGGTGCTCGCGCAGGTGTACTACCGCGAGGGCAAGTACGAGCTGGCGCGCATGGTGATGGAGAACGCGCGGGACATCGCTCCCGGCGACGCGGCCACGCGCAACCTGCTCGGCCTCGTGTACCTGGGGCTCAAGGTCCGGCCGCAGGCGCTGGAGGAGTTCAAGGAGGCGGCGAAGCTCCAGCCGGACTTCGCGGAGGCTCGCAACAACTTCGGCGCGATGCTCAACGAGGCCCAGGACTATCCCGCCGCCGTGACGGAGCTCGAGGCCTCGGTGCGAGCCGCGCCCGACTTCGCCGCCGCCCGCCTCAACCTGGGCAATGCCTACCGCGGCCAGGGCGACTTCGAGCGCGCCAAGGCAGAGTACGAGAAGGTGCTCGCGCTGCGTCCCGGACAGCCGGACCCGTTCTTCAACCTCGCCATCCTGTACCTCGACGTCGAACCCCCAGGGCTCGACCCCATCACGCGATACAAGACGGCCCTCACCTACTTCGAGCACTACCAGGCCCAGGGCGGACGCGACGACCGCATCCCGCAGTACACGAAGGACGCACGCAAGAGCATCGAGCGCGAGGAGCGGCGACTCGAGCGCGAGCGCAAGGACCAGCTTCGCAAGGCGGCCGAGGCCGAGAAGGCGCAGCGCGAACAGGCGAAGCAGGCACCGGACACGGCGCCGCAGAAGGCGAATCCGCCGCCTCCCGATCAGGCAGGCACACCCGCCCAGCAAGTGCCCGCGCCTCCCGCTCAGGCAGGCACACCCGGCCAGCAAGTGCCCTCCCCTTCCGCGCCTCCCAGCCAGCCAGGCCCCCCGCCCTCGAGCGAGGCCCCCGCCGCCGCGCCTCCCTCGCACGTCGCCCCACCCGCCCACACGTCGCCGGCTCCCACGCAAGGAGCTGGAACTCTCGCCCCCGCCCCCGCGTCTCAAGCCGAGACGAAGCCCGTGGCGGCCCCCACCTCCGAGAGCGCCCCGGAACAGTCAGGCTCGGGTAAGCTGGCCACCGACAAGAACTAGGACCGCCATGCGCGCCCCTCTCGCCCTCTTCGTGCTGCTCGCCGCCTTGCCCGTGCTCGCGCAGGACTCCAACAAGTCCTCCGCGCAGAGCACGCGTCAGGCCACGTCCAGCACCGAAGCCACGGCGGCCAAGAAGGCCCCGCGTAGCAGCAAGGTCATCCGCCTGGACGCGCTCACCGTCGAGGGCCGCATCCAGAAGCCCCAGGCGTTCTACATCCTCCCCCGCTCGAACCTGAGCTTCGACGAGCTCAACCGCACGGAGAGCTTCGTGCCCAAGGTCGAGAAGAGCGTCGAGCAGGAGCCCTTCTAGTCCATGGCAGCCCCTTCGCCATCCAAGCTGCTCCGCGTCGGCCTCATCCAGAACGGCCAGATTGTCGAGGAGCACCACGTCCGGCGTGAGACCGTCACCATCGGCCACGACGCGCGCAACACCATCGTCCTGCCCGCCGCCGACGACCGCCCCGCGCGCTTCGGCGTGTTCGAGAACCAGGGCCAGCAGTTCCAACTCGTCATCAACGAGTCCATGAAGGGCCGCGTCAACCTCGGCTCCTCCGACGTGGACTTCGACGCCCTGCGCTCCCAGGGACTCGCCTCGCGCCGGGGGGACCTCTACATCCTCCCGCTCCAGGAGAGCGCTCGCGGCAAGGTGGAGCTGGGCGACGCCACGCTCTTCTTCCAGTTCGTCGCGCCTCCGGCCGAAGAGGCCCGTCCGATTCTCCCCACGGACATCCGCGTCAG from Myxococcus stipitatus carries:
- a CDS encoding tetratricopeptide repeat protein, whose translation is MTPLRRSALTALFVSSGLWLSACASSPQTRPEQDPNKPAATPVVVQPPPPPRDTAKDFEQAVAMARTGELSAAEVALRALVTDHPKLDYAWTNLGIVQERLGKHEDAERAYRQALAVSPEQEAAWDCLTRLYGRTNRSAAVETELRGLLETKQDSVPLRTALAVSLLQQKKLEPAATEAKRALKGDERHTRAMQVLAQVYYREGKYELARMVMENARDIAPGDAATRNLLGLVYLGLKVRPQALEEFKEAAKLQPDFAEARNNFGAMLNEAQDYPAAVTELEASVRAAPDFAAARLNLGNAYRGQGDFERAKAEYEKVLALRPGQPDPFFNLAILYLDVEPPGLDPITRYKTALTYFEHYQAQGGRDDRIPQYTKDARKSIEREERRLERERKDQLRKAAEAEKAQREQAKQAPDTAPQKANPPPPDQAGTPAQQVPAPPAQAGTPGQQVPSPSAPPSQPGPPPSSEAPAAAPPSHVAPPAHTSPAPTQGAGTLAPAPASQAETKPVAAPTSESAPEQSGSGKLATDKN